The genomic stretch ATCTGAACCGTTTCCTGGTCGCGCATCTCGCCAACGAGAATGACGTCCGGATCGTGCCGAAGCATCGAGCGAAGACCCGATGCGAACGTCAACCCAGCGCGGACGTTGATCTGCGACTGGCGAATGCGCTCGACCTCGTACTCGACGGGATCTTCGAGCGTGATCAGGCAGCGCTCGCCGGTGTTCATCTCCAGCAGTGCCGAGTAGAGCGTCGTCGTCTTGCCGGATCCGGTTGGGCCCGTAACGGGAAGCAAACCGAACGGTTTGTTCAGCGCGTCGCGCAGCAGCGCCATGTCCGTCGGGTTGATGCCGAGCGATTCGAGCTTGAGGTTGACTCGGCTCCGGTCCAGCACGCGCAGCACCGTGTCCTCGCCATGCACCGTCGGAAAGGTCGAGACGCGAAGGTCGATCAACCGTCCCTCTACGCGCGTGCGCACCCGACCGTCCTGCGGCAAGCGGCTTTCGGCGATGTCCAGGCTCGAGAGAATCTTGATGCGGCTGAGCAGTGATGCCTGAAGTGCTTTCGGGTACGACGGTCCGTTTTGCAGCAGGCCGTCGACCCGGTAGCGGATCTGGACGATCTCCTCGAGGGGTTCGATGTGAATGTCGGTCGCGCCCACGGTCACGCCGCGTCGGATGATCTCGTCCGCGAGTTCGGCGGCCGTCATGCTGTCTTCGCTACCGGTCGCTGGCGCCTGGCGGGGAGTGGTGACGGCGGCGGTCGGCGCTGCGTTTTGCGTCCATGTCGACCGGGCGCGGGCGGCGATCTCACTGGCGCCAGACTGCGATGATGCTGTTTGTGTAGTGCCGCCACGACCATACACCGTCTCGACGAGCTGCGCAATCTCGGCAGGATCAGCCGCCGCGACCCGGATGTGCTTTCCAGTCGATCGTTCGAGTGAGCGAATGACGCCGACGTCGAACGGGTTGCCCATCGCGACAAGGAGGGCCTTGGCCTCCATGCGGAGTGGAACCACGTGCTGCGAGCGGGCGACGGCCGGCGGCACATCGCCTGTCACTGTCGGATCGACGATCAGCTCGCGCGGTTCGAGGTACGGAATGTCAGCGTCGGCGGCGAGCGTCTTGAGCAGGTCGCGCTCGGAAATGTAGCCGAGTCCGACGAGCGCTTCGCCGATGCGTTCCCCTGTCGTGAGTCGACGCTTGAGGGCCTCTTCCAGTTGGCCTGGAGTGATGAGGCCCGCTTCGACGAGCGATTCGCCGAGCCGAATTCTGCGCGACATTAACGATACCGTTCCGGGATCAGCGGGGACGCATCACTGCGGTCAGCCTTCGTCGGCTAACAATCCGTCGATCGGACAGAGGAGAACTGCGGGGGATTGAGGTTCAGCCCTGCAATCTAATCCCCAGCTCTGGCCGGTCGGCAAGCAATAAATGTTTACGGTCGCCAGTTCGCCATGAACAGATTCAACTCGCCCGGCTTCGACGAGCGCCCGGACGCCCACACCAACTCGCTTCCATCCGGGCTGAACATTGGAAATCCGTCAAACTCCGGATGGTTCGTTACGGCCTCGAGATGCGAACCGTCGGCGTCGACCAAATACAGCTCGAAATTCCGGCTTCGAGGATTCTTGTAGTTCGACGAGAAAATGATCCGCTTGTCGTCCGGCGTGAAGTACGGCGCGAAGTTCGCGCCGCCCAGGTTCGTGATTTGATGCTGGTTCGATCCATCGGCGTTCATCACCCAGATCTCCATGCGGTTCGGACGAACGAGCCGCTGCCGCAAAAGATCCTGATAATTCGTGAGCGCCGTGTCGGATGGATGCCACGCGCGATACACGATTTGCTTCCCGTCGTGCGAGAAGAACGCGCCGCCGTCATAGCCCGGTGCCGTCGTCAACCGCTTCAGGTTCGAGCCGTCGACGCGCATGGTGTAGATGTCGAGGTCTCCGTCCTTGAGCGACGTGAACACGATCGTCTGCCCGTCCGGTGACAGCGTCCCTTCGGCCGTATACACGCCGTAGTTCGTGAGGCGCGTGAGTCCGGAGCCGTCGGGGCGCGCGGTGTAGATGTCGTACGGATCCAGTCCCCACACATAACCCTTCGACGGATCGGGTTTCGGCGGGCACGCGGTATCGGCGGCGTGCGTCGAGCCGAAGAAGATGTTCGCGTCGCCGCCGTAGAAGTAGCCGCACGTGGTCTTGCCGAACCCGGTCGACACGCGTCGCACGTGCGAGCCGTCGGCGTTCATCACGAATTCCTGATCGCAGCTGCGGCCGTCACGCGTCGACTGAAAGATCAGGCGCTTGCCGTCGCTGCTGAAATACGCTTCGGCATTCTCGCCGCCGAACGTCAGCTGGCGAATGTTCGTGAGGTGACGCTCGCCCGCTTCGGGCTGGACTCGCGTGACGCTCGAGCCATGACAGCCACATGAAGAAACCGCCGCTACGATGGCGATCGTAGCGGCGGTGAGACGGGGCGCTGTTCGCATGCCCCGGAACTTACGGCTTCTTTGGCGCTGCGGCAGTCCGGGTGCTGGCACCGGCCAACGTTTCGCCGGCCGCGGTGAAGAGCTCGCGTTGCGAGCTCGCGTGATCGAGCAGATCGATGGCGCGGCGCAACGGCGCGTCGTACGGCAGGTCGCGGCGCTTGGCGCTCGAGTCGCCGGCGACGAAGTGTGCGACGCGCTGCTCGAGGACGCGGGTCATGTAGCGATTGGCCGCGTCGTACTGCTTGCGGTCGACGGTCACGCCTTTGGACTGCAGCCGGTTGTAGAACTCGTTGAGCCACGACGACTGCACTGTGAAGTTCGGCGACGCCGACTTTGCCAATTCGGTGGCGTAGTCGTCGCGCACGGTCACGAAATCCTGACCCTTCGGCGCGATCGTTTTGAGGAACGTCTGCTCGGCGGTCGTGAGCGTGTCGTCCTGCACGATCACGTCGGGCGTGATGCCACCGCCGCCGTAGACCACGCGTCCCGCGTCCGACTTATAGGGCGGCCGATTCTTCTTCGACGCGTTGGTTTCATTGCTGTCCGGCGTGTCTTCGACGAACTGGCCGTTCACGAACTTCCGCGGACGCTGAATGGATCGACCGCTCGGCGTGAGCCACTTGCCGGTCGTCAGCTTGAGCGCGTACCCGCCGTCGAGATTGTAGACGCCCTGGACCAGACCTTTGCCGAAGCTCGTCTGGCCGACGACGAGCGCACGGTCATGATCCTGCAGCGCGCCGGTCACGATCTCGGCTGCCGAAGCAGTGCGATCGTCGACGAGAATCACGAGGGGGATCGTTGCGGCGACGGGTGCATTCTTCGCCTGCTCCGACTGCGCGGGCCCTTCGCGATACTTCACGGCCGCGATGAGCGAACCTTGCGGCAGGAACATGTTCGCGATGTCGAGACTTTGCTCGAGAATGCCGCCCGGGTCGCCGCGCATGTCGATGATCAGACCGCGCGCGCCCTGCGACTGATACTGCTTGACGGCCGCGAGCAGATTGTCGTACGCGTTCTCGTTGTATTGCTGCAGCGGGATGTAGCCAATCTTGTTGCCGAGCGTGAGCGTGAACGGCACGGCGGGAATGTGAATCTCGGCGCGCGTGAAGTTGCTCGTGATCGGCTCGGTCACACCGGGGCGGGCGAACGACACGCGTACGCGAGTTCCGATGATGCCGGTGAGTGAATCGGAGACTTGATTGATCGTCCAGCCTCGCGTCGACGTCGAATCGACGCGAATGATCATGTCACCTTCACGGACGCCGCCGTTCTCGGCGGGCGTGTTCGGGTAGACCGTGACGACGCGGACGAGCTTCGTCGTCGGATCCTGCTCGATGAGCATGCCGAGTCCGCCGTATCGCCCGCCGGTTCGGCTGTTGAACTGCTTGAGGTCGCGTGGCGACATGAGCTCGCTGTATGGATCGTTGAGCTCTTTGACCAGGCCACGCGCGGCCTTCTCATAGACGTCTGGAAGCGGCAGCGTGTCCACGAATCGATCGGAGACGAGACTCATCACCTGATCGAGCAGCAGCGCGCCTTGCTGCTGAGACCGTGATTGCAGAATGAATGCGCCGGCGACGACCGGGATGGCCAGTGCGCCGATCAGCGCGGCCTTACGAAAACGTGGCATGCGAGTGTTCCAGCGTAGGTGTACCTGGTGTCCCGAACGATAACCCGGGATAAAACGACGGCGAGCCCAACGGTGGCGCAACGCCTACGGCCCGATCAGCGGTCCTCGATGACGCCCACAGGTGTAGCAGCGTCGTCCTGAGCACCGAACCGGGCCCACACCATCTTCCAGGATAATGCCACGCCGGAGCGAAACCGCTTTTTCGTGAGGCGAAAGCCGGCTGGAGAGATCGCGATGGTGAATGGCTCGCCATCGATTTCGATCTCGCGGCGGATGGTCTTCTCGAGTTTGGTCGACATGGCTGCGGGATTATACCCTATCAAACAAACGGGGTTCACCCCGTTAGCGCTGATGGGCCTTAGGCGCTCTTGCTCCCAGCCGATCGACCCGCCAGGACGTAATCGACGAACCACTCGCGCTGCTGCTGCCGAACCATCGCCTCGCGAATGAGGCCGCCTTCCTTGAGCATGTCGTGCGCCGGTTGCAGCACCCGCTGCAGATGGGAGGGATAGCGTTGGGAGAGCGGCAGTTGCTCGCGCAGGCGGTCGAGCGACACGCGCCAGGTCAGAACTCCGTTCGCGCGCGCGACCTCGATCAGTCGGAAGAGCCGGCGTGCAACAGGCGATGGAAGCGAGAAATATCTGCCGACGTTCATCGGCACGACGTAGCGCGCGGCGATGTTCTGTCGCACGAGCGGCGAGATGACGACGCGCGCCTCGCCCGGCTCCGCGGCGACGACGGCGGGGAAGAGCGCGAGCTGATCGCGCTCCGACGATCGCCGGCGCTCGATCATGACGGACGTGAGCAGCGTGAAGCTGACGTCGACCGGCCCGCACACCACGGCATCGTAATACGCGTGCTCGGATTGAAGCACTGTGCGTTCGAGACGCGTGAGCGACGCGCGCAGCTGCTCGTAGGTGCGGCCGTCGGCTTGCCGGCCCATCGATCGCAGGAACGCATGAAGCGTGAACGTGAGCGCACCGTCACTCGGCGAGCCCGCCTCGTCGAAACGGCGCATCAGCTCGATGTACACGTCCTGATCGAAGGTGCCGGGCAATCGTTCGCCGGGGCTCGCGAGGACGCGCCACCGGCCGCCATCCGCCGTGGCGAAGGAGATGACCAACTCTTCGGCCGTGTCGCTCAGGCGAAACAGCGGAAACTCCTCGATCGAGCGGTCCAGATGCACCACTCGCGCGTGAGAGCGTCGCTTCGCCGGGAGCATCATCATGCGTGCGTCGTCATCGAGGCGGCGTCATCCCAGCGGAATGAGCGAACCGGTGATGGCGCCGGCGCGGCTCGAGCAGAGAAAGGCCACCAGATCCGCAACCTGTTCGCGTTCGACGTATCGAACGTCATCGCCCATGGCGGCGACATTGGTCGCCGTACGAATCGACGTGGGCGCGA from Gemmatimonadaceae bacterium encodes the following:
- a CDS encoding replication initiator protein A, with translation MMMLPAKRRSHARVVHLDRSIEEFPLFRLSDTAEELVISFATADGGRWRVLASPGERLPGTFDQDVYIELMRRFDEAGSPSDGALTFTLHAFLRSMGRQADGRTYEQLRASLTRLERTVLQSEHAYYDAVVCGPVDVSFTLLTSVMIERRRSSERDQLALFPAVVAAEPGEARVVISPLVRQNIAARYVVPMNVGRYFSLPSPVARRLFRLIEVARANGVLTWRVSLDRLREQLPLSQRYPSHLQRVLQPAHDMLKEGGLIREAMVRQQQREWFVDYVLAGRSAGSKSA
- a CDS encoding ATPase, T2SS/T4P/T4SS family, with amino-acid sequence MSRRIRLGESLVEAGLITPGQLEEALKRRLTTGERIGEALVGLGYISERDLLKTLAADADIPYLEPRELIVDPTVTGDVPPAVARSQHVVPLRMEAKALLVAMGNPFDVGVIRSLERSTGKHIRVAAADPAEIAQLVETVYGRGGTTQTASSQSGASEIAARARSTWTQNAAPTAAVTTPRQAPATGSEDSMTAAELADEIIRRGVTVGATDIHIEPLEEIVQIRYRVDGLLQNGPSYPKALQASLLSRIKILSSLDIAESRLPQDGRVRTRVEGRLIDLRVSTFPTVHGEDTVLRVLDRSRVNLKLESLGINPTDMALLRDALNKPFGLLPVTGPTGSGKTTTLYSALLEMNTGERCLITLEDPVEYEVERIRQSQINVRAGLTFASGLRSMLRHDPDVILVGEMRDQETVQIALSAALTGHLVLTTLHTTTAAGAIPRLLDMGAEPFIVASAISLVASQRLVRTLCADCKAENDVPDAIRQRFALDGSKVYRPNGCKLCRNTGFRGRIGIFEFLPITEEIVSAIYERRSSEDIRRLSGRPTLLDDGVSKVRSGLTTLDEVLRVTA
- a CDS encoding S41 family peptidase is translated as MPRFRKAALIGALAIPVVAGAFILQSRSQQQGALLLDQVMSLVSDRFVDTLPLPDVYEKAARGLVKELNDPYSELMSPRDLKQFNSRTGGRYGGLGMLIEQDPTTKLVRVVTVYPNTPAENGGVREGDMIIRVDSTSTRGWTINQVSDSLTGIIGTRVRVSFARPGVTEPITSNFTRAEIHIPAVPFTLTLGNKIGYIPLQQYNENAYDNLLAAVKQYQSQGARGLIIDMRGDPGGILEQSLDIANMFLPQGSLIAAVKYREGPAQSEQAKNAPVAATIPLVILVDDRTASAAEIVTGALQDHDRALVVGQTSFGKGLVQGVYNLDGGYALKLTTGKWLTPSGRSIQRPRKFVNGQFVEDTPDSNETNASKKNRPPYKSDAGRVVYGGGGITPDVIVQDDTLTTAEQTFLKTIAPKGQDFVTVRDDYATELAKSASPNFTVQSSWLNEFYNRLQSKGVTVDRKQYDAANRYMTRVLEQRVAHFVAGDSSAKRRDLPYDAPLRRAIDLLDHASSQRELFTAAGETLAGASTRTAAAPKKP